In Brienomyrus brachyistius isolate T26 chromosome 14, BBRACH_0.4, whole genome shotgun sequence, the following proteins share a genomic window:
- the si:dkey-16j16.4 gene encoding uncharacterized protein si:dkey-16j16.4 isoform X1, with translation MLKTLTKKLRRQSLNEMHPFQLKISYHGSEEGWESEDSEGENQELAQIDRERRRNCGLTPLATSQQHNQGALSPAQLRRLRLLLDPTLDRHSSEEELERISRDFLQGGAGEGVRWALHPCHAELSSTSSDEEVKDLCGPMEPSSCVTASPSPVLFSASPPRNLRPLSRGQARPIILTHFEQPAGPYRRHRPGYGGESGRPSLDLEKMQQKMLLKKNCGGKARTIKIRGGTRAAHRHSAALVKAEAFSDGQVEPVDFQLVHVQVEGLSDFTLDSGNLTGSRPPPRFAYDPSVFAFRSLSTIPPRSPLTPPEEPPCT, from the exons ATGTTGAAGACCTTAACGAAAAAGCTAAGGCGGCAGTCCCTTAATGAGATGCACCCTTTTCAGCTCAAG ATCTCCTACCACGGCAGCGAAGAGGGCTGGGAGAGCGAGGACTCGGAGGGGGAGAACCAGGAGCTGGCCCAGATCGACAGGG AGCGACGGCGAAACTGCGGACTGACCCCGCTGGCCACCAGCCAGCAGCACAATCAGGGGGCGCTCTCCCCTGCCCAGCTACGCCGGCTCCGGTTGCTGTTGGACCCCACACTGGACCGGCACAGCTCCGAGGAGGAGCTGGAGCGCATTAGCCGCGACTTCCTGCAAGGTGGCGCCGGTGAGGGGGTGAGATGGGCCCTGCACCCTTGCCACGCCGAACTCAGCAGCACCTCCAGCGACGAGGAGGTGAAGGACCTGTGTGGGCCCATGGAGCCCAGCTCCTGCGTGACcgcctcccccagccccgtgctcTTCAGCGCCTCCCCGCCACGTAATCTGCGGCCCCTCAGCCGGGGCCAGGCCCGGCCCATCATCTTGACTCACTTCGAGCAGCCAGCAGGGCCATACCGGCGCCACAGACCCGGCTATGGCGGGGAATCGGGGAGACCAAGCCTGGATCTAGAGAAGATGCAACAG AAAATGCTCCTAAAGAAGAACTGCGGAGGGAAGGCGAGGACTATAAAGATCCGG gGTGGCACTCGTGCGGCACACAGACACTCTGCAGCGTTGGTTAAGGCCGAGGCTTTCTCTGACGGACAGGTGGAACCTGTGGATTTCCAGCTGGTGCATGTACAGGTGGAGGGACTGTCGGATTTTACACTTGATTCTGGA AACCTGACTGGCAGCCGGCCACCCCCACGGTTCGCCTATGACCCGTCGGTCTTCGCCTTCCGGTCCCTGAGCACAATCCCACCCAGGAGccccctaaccccacccgaggaGCCCCCCTGCACCTGA
- the si:dkey-16j16.4 gene encoding uncharacterized protein si:dkey-16j16.4 isoform X2 yields the protein MLKTLTKKLRRQSLNEMHPFQLKISYHGSEEGWESEDSEGENQELAQIDRERRRNCGLTPLATSQQHNQGALSPAQLRRLRLLLDPTLDRHSSEEELERISRDFLQGGAGEGVRWALHPCHAELSSTSSDEEVKDLCGPMEPSSCVTASPSPVLFSASPPRNLRPLSRGQARPIILTHFEQPAGPYRRHRPGYGGESGRPSLDLEKMQQKMLLKKNCGGKARTIKIRNLTGSRPPPRFAYDPSVFAFRSLSTIPPRSPLTPPEEPPCT from the exons ATGTTGAAGACCTTAACGAAAAAGCTAAGGCGGCAGTCCCTTAATGAGATGCACCCTTTTCAGCTCAAG ATCTCCTACCACGGCAGCGAAGAGGGCTGGGAGAGCGAGGACTCGGAGGGGGAGAACCAGGAGCTGGCCCAGATCGACAGGG AGCGACGGCGAAACTGCGGACTGACCCCGCTGGCCACCAGCCAGCAGCACAATCAGGGGGCGCTCTCCCCTGCCCAGCTACGCCGGCTCCGGTTGCTGTTGGACCCCACACTGGACCGGCACAGCTCCGAGGAGGAGCTGGAGCGCATTAGCCGCGACTTCCTGCAAGGTGGCGCCGGTGAGGGGGTGAGATGGGCCCTGCACCCTTGCCACGCCGAACTCAGCAGCACCTCCAGCGACGAGGAGGTGAAGGACCTGTGTGGGCCCATGGAGCCCAGCTCCTGCGTGACcgcctcccccagccccgtgctcTTCAGCGCCTCCCCGCCACGTAATCTGCGGCCCCTCAGCCGGGGCCAGGCCCGGCCCATCATCTTGACTCACTTCGAGCAGCCAGCAGGGCCATACCGGCGCCACAGACCCGGCTATGGCGGGGAATCGGGGAGACCAAGCCTGGATCTAGAGAAGATGCAACAG AAAATGCTCCTAAAGAAGAACTGCGGAGGGAAGGCGAGGACTATAAAGATCCGG AACCTGACTGGCAGCCGGCCACCCCCACGGTTCGCCTATGACCCGTCGGTCTTCGCCTTCCGGTCCCTGAGCACAATCCCACCCAGGAGccccctaaccccacccgaggaGCCCCCCTGCACCTGA